Proteins co-encoded in one Gracilimonas sp. genomic window:
- a CDS encoding AI-2E family transporter, translating into MNEYPLLLRNTIRLAFAFLVVAALILARPLLVPLFLSIMLAYLLFPYADWLEKHKIPRIATNFIVVLGFIAIVTGVVAVIGTLSTNFTEDFPKLKEQFEINIQSIFDAIGAYTGIYISGIDSLIESLGETGQYISQLFTATTNTLLSLGLIPVYTFLLLFYRDKFRDFISMLIYNDQEEAAQNIIDQASEVVPKYLKGLVIVCFILMGLNSLGFYLIGLEYALLFGIIAALFNLIPYLGTVLGYGVVLLFTLGTGTPGLAIPILIQFLIVQFLENNILTPNITGSYVQINPLVIIFSLIAASMIWGVPGMLIIIPYLGLFKIVCENVEDLKPIGFLLGTRGTERHAITIKSLQRRFGWLDEEE; encoded by the coding sequence ATGAATGAATATCCACTTTTACTTCGAAACACCATACGACTGGCTTTCGCCTTTTTGGTGGTAGCCGCATTGATTTTAGCCCGTCCGCTTTTGGTGCCTTTGTTTCTGAGTATTATGCTGGCCTACCTGCTTTTCCCTTACGCCGATTGGCTTGAAAAACACAAAATCCCACGTATTGCAACCAACTTTATCGTGGTGTTGGGTTTTATAGCCATTGTGACGGGCGTCGTGGCGGTCATTGGTACACTATCAACAAACTTCACGGAAGACTTCCCAAAACTAAAAGAGCAGTTCGAGATCAATATCCAAAGTATATTTGATGCAATCGGAGCATATACCGGTATTTATATCTCGGGGATTGATTCTTTGATTGAGTCGCTGGGCGAAACCGGGCAGTATATAAGTCAGCTTTTTACAGCCACCACAAATACGCTTTTGAGTCTTGGGCTGATTCCTGTTTATACCTTCCTGCTGCTGTTTTACAGGGATAAATTCCGGGACTTTATCTCTATGCTGATCTATAACGACCAGGAGGAAGCCGCACAGAATATCATTGATCAGGCTTCAGAAGTAGTGCCAAAATATTTGAAAGGACTGGTGATTGTATGCTTTATTCTGATGGGATTGAATTCCCTTGGGTTTTACCTGATTGGACTGGAATATGCCTTGCTCTTCGGAATAATTGCTGCCCTGTTTAACCTGATCCCATATTTAGGCACTGTGCTTGGTTATGGGGTAGTGCTGCTATTTACTTTAGGAACCGGAACGCCGGGCTTGGCCATCCCAATCCTCATCCAGTTTTTGATCGTCCAGTTTTTAGAGAACAACATCCTAACCCCGAATATCACCGGTTCATACGTTCAGATAAATCCGCTGGTCATTATTTTTTCATTGATAGCGGCCAGCATGATTTGGGGAGTGCCGGGCATGCTGATCATCATTCCGTACCTCGGTTTGTTTAAAATCGTCTGTGAAAATGTGGAAGACCTCAAGCCCATCGGGTTTCTTCTGGGAACCCGGGGCACCGAACGGCATGCCATCACTATCAAATCGCTGCAACGCAGGTTTGGCTGGCTGGATGAAGAAGAATAG
- a CDS encoding phosphoglycerate kinase has translation MAKLTLNDIDVKGKKVLMRVDFNVPIENGEITDDNRIVQALPSIKHVIQNGGLLILTSHLGRPSGMPEPEFSLKPAANHLAELINAKVHFAEDCIGDKAEEAIYNAKHGEVVVLENVRFHKGETKNDESFSKALASHADVFVNDAFGSSHRAHASVAGVTRYLQPAVSGFLLEKEIKYLEESINDPDRPFVAILGGAKVSDKIGVIKNLISKVDSIIIGGGMTYTFYKAKGWPIGNSLVEDDKVELAKELLQEAEEQGIRFMLPLDSVVAKEFNNDAEHKVVDEEGIEDGWMGLDIGPQSSIAFGNQIKAAKTVLWNGPMGVFEMENFADGTFSVAEALAEATKFGATTIIGGGDSAAAIKKAGLSDEVSHVSTGGGASLEYLEGKELPGVAWLTDK, from the coding sequence TAGATTTTAACGTGCCTATTGAAAACGGGGAAATCACTGATGACAATCGAATTGTACAGGCACTGCCATCTATAAAGCACGTAATTCAGAATGGCGGGTTATTGATATTGACCAGCCACCTTGGGCGACCGTCGGGGATGCCGGAACCTGAATTCTCCCTGAAACCGGCAGCCAACCACTTAGCTGAGTTAATTAATGCCAAAGTTCACTTCGCGGAAGATTGTATAGGGGATAAAGCAGAAGAGGCGATATACAATGCCAAGCATGGAGAAGTGGTTGTGCTCGAAAATGTCCGCTTTCATAAAGGGGAAACCAAGAATGATGAGTCGTTTAGCAAAGCGCTGGCTTCCCATGCCGATGTGTTTGTGAATGATGCTTTTGGAAGCAGTCACCGTGCCCATGCTTCGGTGGCTGGAGTTACACGCTATCTGCAGCCGGCTGTTTCAGGATTTTTGCTGGAGAAAGAGATTAAGTACCTGGAAGAAAGCATCAATGATCCGGATCGTCCGTTTGTGGCAATTTTGGGTGGAGCTAAAGTGTCCGATAAAATCGGAGTGATTAAGAACCTGATTTCAAAAGTGGATTCCATCATTATTGGCGGGGGTATGACTTATACTTTTTATAAAGCCAAAGGCTGGCCGATTGGAAATTCTTTGGTTGAAGATGATAAAGTTGAATTAGCCAAAGAGCTGCTTCAGGAAGCCGAAGAACAAGGCATCCGGTTTATGCTGCCACTGGATTCTGTAGTTGCCAAAGAATTTAACAACGATGCAGAACACAAAGTGGTAGATGAAGAAGGTATTGAAGACGGCTGGATGGGACTCGACATAGGCCCACAGTCTTCCATTGCTTTTGGAAACCAGATTAAGGCTGCCAAAACCGTACTATGGAACGGACCGATGGGGGTGTTTGAAATGGAGAACTTTGCAGACGGAACCTTCTCTGTTGCGGAAGCCCTGGCTGAAGCCACTAAATTCGGAGCGACCACCATTATTGGAGGTGGTGACTCTGCAGCTGCAATCAAAAAGGCAGGCCTCAGTGATGAGGTATCACATGTTTCTACCGGCGGCGGAGCCAGCCTTGAGTACCTGGAAGGAAAAGAACTTCCCGGTGTTGCATGGTTGACGGATAAGTAA
- a CDS encoding DinB family protein, giving the protein MKRMITLCLTLLLSVNVMAQLSTADRNFAVEYLNATHQNIVDLVEPLPDEAWNYTPEDGGWSVANCLEHILTTESSFFQMAQGYMSQSEADPDFDSSVSDGVLIGMMANRGTRVQTAEQFEPSGKWTTKQEMLDELESSRDRLINYLSNAKQNLRDHKANTPFGEIDTYQVFLLVGAHSQRHTFQMQEVLGEMEGM; this is encoded by the coding sequence ATGAAAAGAATGATTACGCTTTGTTTGACCCTGCTGCTTTCTGTGAACGTGATGGCACAGCTTAGTACCGCCGACCGCAATTTTGCTGTCGAATACCTGAATGCAACTCACCAAAATATTGTGGATTTGGTGGAACCTCTACCTGATGAAGCCTGGAATTACACCCCTGAAGACGGTGGCTGGTCGGTAGCCAACTGCCTGGAGCATATCCTGACTACAGAATCCTCGTTTTTTCAAATGGCCCAGGGATATATGAGTCAGTCTGAAGCAGATCCCGATTTTGACAGTTCTGTTTCGGATGGAGTACTCATCGGGATGATGGCCAATCGCGGAACCCGAGTCCAAACAGCCGAGCAATTCGAACCTTCGGGCAAGTGGACCACCAAACAGGAAATGCTGGATGAACTGGAATCCTCCCGGGATCGACTCATCAACTATCTTTCAAATGCCAAGCAGAACCTCAGAGATCATAAAGCAAATACTCCATTCGGAGAAATCGATACCTACCAGGTATTTTTGCTTGTGGGAGCCCACAGCCAGCGACATACTTTCCAGATGCAGGAAGTACTGGGCGAAATGGAAGGAATGTAA